Proteins encoded within one genomic window of Sphingosinicella ginsenosidimutans:
- the tpiA gene encoding triose-phosphate isomerase, which produces MHLRRKLIAGNWKMNGNLAALAEIAATADAAREIAGVDVAICPPFTLIAPAVTRSGGLVIGAQDCHAAESGAHTGCVSASMAKEAGARLVIVGHSERRADQHESDADVRAKAETALRHGLTAIVCVGESEGDRAARGHVAVVERQLAGSLPDSWEEGELVVAYEPIWAIGTGKVATPADIGEMHGAIRAALVQRFGDLGDRIRILYGGSVKADNAAAIFGVANVDGALVGGASLTAAQFVPIIEAAAAS; this is translated from the coding sequence ATGCATCTGCGCCGCAAGCTCATCGCCGGCAACTGGAAGATGAACGGCAATCTCGCCGCCCTGGCGGAGATCGCCGCGACAGCCGATGCGGCGCGCGAGATCGCCGGGGTCGATGTCGCGATCTGTCCGCCATTCACCCTGATCGCGCCGGCGGTGACGCGATCGGGTGGTCTCGTCATCGGAGCGCAGGATTGCCATGCCGCCGAAAGCGGCGCCCATACCGGCTGCGTCTCCGCGTCGATGGCGAAGGAAGCGGGCGCCCGCCTCGTCATCGTCGGCCATTCCGAGCGGCGCGCGGACCAGCATGAATCCGACGCGGATGTCCGCGCCAAGGCGGAAACGGCGCTTCGCCACGGCCTCACGGCCATCGTCTGCGTGGGCGAGAGCGAGGGCGATCGCGCAGCGCGCGGCCATGTCGCTGTCGTCGAACGCCAGCTCGCCGGCTCCCTTCCCGATTCGTGGGAGGAGGGTGAGCTTGTCGTCGCCTATGAACCGATCTGGGCGATCGGCACCGGCAAGGTCGCCACGCCCGCCGACATCGGCGAGATGCACGGGGCGATCCGCGCCGCCCTGGTCCAGCGTTTCGGCGATCTCGGGGACCGCATCCGCATCCTCTATGGGGGATCGGTGAAGGCCGACAATGCGGCGGCGATCTTCGGGGTCGCCAACGTTGATGGCGCGCTGGTCGGCGGAGCAAGCCTCACGGCGGCGCAGTTCGTGCCGATCATCGAGGCCGCCGCGGCGAGTTGA
- the secG gene encoding preprotein translocase subunit SecG: protein MFTFILVIQALVALVMITVILMQRSEGGGLTGGSPSGLMTARGAADFLTRTTSISATIFVILSILLAALAANTNRGSRIDASLAQPNPSSPSRSINLGPTPGAPAPGATAPATAPTPAPVTTGNQSGGVPLAQ, encoded by the coding sequence CTGTTCACCTTCATTCTCGTCATCCAGGCGCTGGTCGCCCTCGTGATGATCACCGTCATCCTGATGCAGCGCAGCGAAGGTGGCGGCCTCACCGGCGGAAGCCCCTCGGGCCTGATGACGGCGCGCGGCGCCGCCGACTTCCTGACCCGCACGACATCGATCAGCGCGACGATCTTCGTCATCCTATCGATCCTTCTCGCGGCGCTGGCCGCCAATACCAATCGCGGCAGCCGGATCGACGCCTCGCTCGCCCAGCCCAATCCGTCGTCGCCCTCGCGGTCGATCAATCTCGGCCCGACGCCGGGCGCGCCGGCTCCGGGGGCGACGGCGCCCGCCACCGCGCCGACGCCGGCGCCCGTCACGACCGGCAACCAGTCCGGCGGGGTCCCGCTGGCGCAATAA
- a CDS encoding CTP synthase, producing MTRFIFITGGVVSSLGKGLMAASLAALLQARGYKVRLRKLDPYLNVDPGTMSPYQHGEVYVTDDGAEADLDLGHYERFTGVPARQSDNATSGRIYQGIISRERRGDYLGATVQVIPHVTNAIKDFIRADLDPDLDFLICEVGGTVGDIESLPFIEAIRQFRNEEGRDRTLSIHTTLVPFIAAAGELKTKPTQHSVRELTSLGIQPEIIVCRTEHPLPDSDRAKIALFCNVRTEAVIPALDAKSIYAVPQQYHEAGLDTEVLHALGLAAPAPDMRRWDDVLDRLFNPEGEVTIGVVGKYVGLPDAYKSLTEALIHGGLANRVKVNIQWLDAELFEHPGSEIAGALEPMHGILVPGGFGERGSEGKIASVRFARERKVPFFGICLGMQMACIEGARNTAGIAGAGSSEFGAQAEPVIGLITEWMSDEGLQKRAEGGDLGGTMRLGAYEATLAGNSAVRSIYGSDRIFERHRHRYEVNIHYRDALEKGGLIFSGMSPDGELPEIVERADHPWFIGVQFHPELKSKPFAPHPLFASFIEAAVKQSRLV from the coding sequence ATGACGCGGTTCATCTTCATCACCGGCGGCGTGGTCTCATCGCTTGGCAAGGGCCTGATGGCGGCATCGCTCGCCGCCTTGCTCCAGGCGCGCGGCTACAAGGTGCGCCTTCGCAAGCTCGATCCCTATCTCAACGTCGATCCGGGCACGATGTCGCCCTATCAGCACGGCGAGGTCTATGTAACCGACGACGGCGCCGAGGCCGATCTCGATCTCGGTCATTACGAGCGGTTCACCGGCGTTCCGGCGCGACAGAGCGACAACGCCACGTCGGGCCGCATCTATCAGGGCATCATCAGCCGCGAGCGGCGCGGCGACTATCTCGGCGCGACCGTCCAGGTGATTCCGCACGTCACCAATGCGATCAAGGATTTCATCCGGGCCGATCTGGACCCCGATCTCGATTTCCTGATCTGCGAGGTCGGCGGCACCGTGGGCGACATCGAATCGCTCCCCTTCATCGAGGCGATCCGTCAGTTCCGCAACGAGGAGGGCAGGGATCGAACGCTCTCGATCCACACGACGCTGGTGCCCTTCATCGCCGCGGCCGGCGAGCTCAAGACCAAGCCGACGCAGCACAGCGTGCGCGAGCTGACCAGCCTCGGCATACAGCCCGAGATCATCGTGTGCCGGACCGAACATCCGCTGCCCGACAGCGACCGCGCGAAGATCGCGCTGTTCTGCAATGTCCGCACGGAAGCCGTCATTCCCGCGCTCGATGCGAAGAGCATCTACGCGGTCCCGCAGCAATATCACGAGGCGGGGCTGGACACCGAAGTGCTCCATGCGCTCGGCCTCGCCGCCCCAGCGCCCGACATGCGCCGGTGGGACGACGTGCTCGATCGCCTGTTCAACCCGGAAGGCGAGGTCACGATCGGGGTGGTCGGCAAATATGTCGGCCTGCCGGATGCCTATAAGAGCCTGACCGAAGCGCTGATCCACGGCGGCCTCGCCAATCGGGTGAAGGTCAACATCCAGTGGCTCGATGCGGAACTGTTCGAACATCCGGGATCGGAGATCGCGGGCGCGCTTGAACCGATGCACGGAATCCTCGTCCCGGGCGGCTTCGGCGAGCGCGGATCAGAAGGCAAGATCGCCTCCGTCCGCTTTGCGCGGGAACGCAAGGTGCCATTCTTCGGCATCTGCCTGGGCATGCAGATGGCCTGTATCGAAGGGGCGCGGAACACGGCCGGGATCGCCGGCGCCGGCTCCTCCGAATTCGGCGCCCAGGCGGAACCCGTGATCGGCCTGATCACCGAATGGATGAGCGACGAGGGGCTTCAGAAGCGGGCCGAGGGCGGCGATCTCGGCGGGACGATGCGTCTCGGCGCCTATGAGGCGACGCTGGCCGGGAACAGCGCGGTGCGGTCCATCTACGGCAGCGACCGGATCTTCGAGCGTCACCGGCACCGTTATGAGGTCAATATCCACTATCGTGACGCGCTCGAGAAAGGCGGCCTGATCTTCTCGGGGATGAGCCCCGATGGCGAGCTGCCGGAGATCGTCGAGCGTGCGGACCATCCCTGGTTCATCGGTGTCCAGTTCCACCCTGAGCTGAAGTCCAAGCCGTTCGCGCCGCACCCGCTCTTTGCGAGCTTCATCGAAGCGGCGGTAAAACAGTCGCGGCTCGTCTGA
- a CDS encoding DUF3833 family protein, with amino-acid sequence MSLVALLLLQAMSPASGPESFFIGRTEGEGTVRIILSGHHGVRVRSRGRLEADGALRLDQTVDEEGKAPRHRTWRIVRDGPGRIGGTISDARGPIQGEIRGNRLDIRYRSIEGPTVEQQVTIQPGGRIAHNRMIFRRFGIVVATMEETIRRVD; translated from the coding sequence ATGTCGCTCGTCGCCCTGCTGCTGCTGCAAGCGATGTCGCCGGCGAGCGGACCGGAGTCTTTCTTCATCGGCCGGACCGAGGGCGAGGGGACGGTGCGGATCATCCTCTCCGGTCACCATGGCGTGCGGGTGCGCAGCCGCGGGCGGCTTGAGGCGGACGGCGCGTTGCGGCTCGATCAGACCGTCGACGAGGAGGGCAAGGCGCCACGCCATCGGACCTGGCGAATCGTCCGTGACGGCCCCGGCCGAATCGGCGGAACGATCAGCGACGCCCGCGGCCCCATCCAGGGCGAGATCCGCGGAAACCGGCTCGACATCCGCTATCGGAGCATCGAGGGGCCCACGGTCGAGCAGCAGGTGACGATCCAGCCGGGCGGGCGGATCGCGCACAACCGCATGATCTTCCGCCGCTTTGGCATCGTCGTCGCGACGATGGAGGAAACGATCCGCCGCGTCGATTGA
- a CDS encoding MFS transporter, with translation MRSAATFADRRGVWAFALGVAAVTVGVLLHLPMFWMGRMNHFMLAGMPMGGDMLAGMGLIIGGCFVAAYGLLPRDISRSVETARAIEITAPEDAPLSSAHWGLMAVLVVALIIDVMKPASLGFTIPGMVHEYGVPRERAALVPFFALVGTVCGSVIWGVIADIYGRKASILLSAVMFVGTSICGAMPSLAWNIGMCFMMGAAAGGMLPVTYALLAEMMPNRHRGWSLVLVGGLGAVGGYFAASGLSALLQPFFGWRILWLLNLPTGLSLVLLGRFIPESAKFLIAHGRDGEARAVMARFGARMRAAGPARTESQTARKAPLTGFGLLAKLAALSLAALCWGLVNFGLLLWLPADLVAKGYSMEVSSRLLAESSLIAFPTVFLAAWLYSQWSTKRAVLGSVAVTIVGLAWVIALDVRGHGNPVLPIALLIVGTNGLVAMLLPYAAESFPLRVRGRATGWVAACTKAGGVLAQFLAILGLVPALGVSAALIAAPTLLALILILRFGQETRGRDLRDLDEAMLGSGAAL, from the coding sequence TTGAGATCCGCCGCCACCTTCGCGGATCGTCGCGGCGTCTGGGCGTTCGCCCTTGGCGTCGCCGCGGTGACCGTCGGCGTCCTGCTCCACCTGCCCATGTTCTGGATGGGGCGGATGAACCACTTCATGCTGGCCGGGATGCCGATGGGCGGCGACATGCTGGCCGGCATGGGACTGATCATCGGCGGTTGCTTCGTCGCCGCCTACGGCCTGCTCCCCCGCGATATTTCGAGATCGGTGGAGACGGCGCGCGCCATCGAGATCACGGCGCCGGAGGATGCGCCGCTTTCCTCCGCCCATTGGGGCCTGATGGCGGTACTGGTCGTCGCGCTGATCATCGACGTGATGAAGCCGGCCTCCCTCGGCTTCACCATTCCGGGCATGGTCCACGAATATGGCGTGCCGCGAGAGCGGGCGGCGCTCGTGCCCTTCTTCGCGCTGGTCGGCACCGTCTGTGGCTCGGTGATCTGGGGCGTGATCGCCGACATTTACGGGCGCAAGGCGTCGATCCTTCTTTCGGCGGTGATGTTCGTCGGCACCTCGATCTGCGGCGCGATGCCGAGCCTCGCCTGGAATATCGGCATGTGCTTCATGATGGGGGCCGCTGCCGGCGGGATGCTCCCTGTCACCTATGCCCTTCTCGCTGAAATGATGCCGAACCGTCACCGCGGCTGGAGCCTCGTTCTCGTCGGCGGACTCGGCGCGGTCGGCGGCTATTTCGCGGCGAGCGGCCTTTCGGCGCTGCTCCAGCCCTTTTTCGGCTGGCGGATCCTGTGGCTGCTCAATCTCCCGACCGGGCTCTCGCTGGTCCTGCTCGGCCGGTTCATCCCGGAATCGGCAAAATTCCTGATCGCGCACGGCCGGGATGGCGAGGCGCGCGCGGTGATGGCGCGCTTCGGCGCACGGATGCGCGCGGCCGGGCCGGCAAGGACCGAGAGCCAGACCGCGAGGAAGGCGCCCCTGACCGGCTTCGGCCTGCTTGCCAAGCTCGCCGCCCTCAGCCTCGCGGCTCTGTGCTGGGGCCTGGTCAACTTCGGCCTGCTGCTCTGGCTCCCCGCCGATCTCGTTGCGAAGGGTTATTCCATGGAGGTGTCGAGCCGCCTGCTCGCCGAATCCTCGCTCATCGCCTTTCCGACCGTCTTCCTCGCGGCCTGGCTCTACAGCCAGTGGAGCACGAAGCGCGCGGTGCTCGGATCGGTCGCTGTCACCATCGTCGGACTGGCCTGGGTGATTGCGCTGGACGTCCGGGGGCATGGCAATCCGGTGCTTCCGATCGCCTTGCTGATCGTCGGCACCAACGGCCTTGTCGCGATGCTCCTTCCCTATGCCGCCGAAAGCTTTCCGCTGCGGGTTCGCGGCCGTGCGACGGGCTGGGTCGCGGCCTGCACCAAGGCGGGTGGCGTCCTGGCGCAGTTCCTCGCCATTCTCGGCCTCGTCCCAGCGCTCGGCGTCAGCGCCGCGCTGATCGCCGCGCCGACCCTGCTGGCACTCATCCTCATCCTTCGTTTCGGCCAGGAAACACGCGGGCGGGATCTGCGCGATCTCGACGAGGCCATGCTCGGTTCCGGCGCCGCGCTTTAG
- the paaZ gene encoding phenylacetic acid degradation bifunctional protein PaaZ produces MKTLKLLNYAADQWVSGTGDLEEVRSAVTGAVVAETGASGLDYAAMLDHARKVGGPALRKLTFHERALMLKALGNAIMARKEELYELSYESGATRSDSWIDIEGGAGTLFSFSSKGRRELPNGRVLIDGAMEPLSKGGTFVGQHVFTPLQGVAIHINAFNFPVWGMLEKLAPTLLAGMPAIVKPASQTAYLTEAAFRIMIDAGVLPPGTVQLLVGIPGDLLDPLTCQDVVSFTGSAATAMKLQSHPVIGRESVRFVAERDSLNASILGPDAGPGTPEFDLFVKEVAREMTAKAGQKCTAIRRAMAPAEHLDALEAALAERLAKVRIGNPRDEGVQMGALASLAQRDAVRAAVAELAKSARIVAGDPGAAPVPGGGAFISPILLRADDPWGSAAVHDVEAFGPVSTIMPYRDLDDAIALANRGMGSLALSLFTFDRAVAREFVLGAGAYHGRMVILDRTSAKESTGHGSPLPVLVHGGPGRAGGGEEMGGVRGVKHYMQRTALQGSPDMLSAVIGQWLPGAEKKTGDVHPFRLRISELEIGYTLKTASRTVSLEEIEHFAHFTGDTFYAHMDEAAAKANPIFDGRVAHGYLILSFAAGLFVDPAPGPVLANYGLENLRFLTPLYPGDSMRVELTVKSKSVRNEEMGEVRWAVQVFNQKDELAATYDLLTMNMP; encoded by the coding sequence ATGAAGACGCTGAAGCTGCTCAATTATGCCGCCGACCAATGGGTCTCCGGCACGGGCGACCTTGAAGAGGTGCGCAGCGCGGTGACCGGTGCGGTGGTCGCCGAGACGGGCGCAAGCGGGCTCGATTATGCGGCGATGCTCGATCACGCCCGCAAGGTCGGCGGCCCGGCGCTTCGCAAGCTCACCTTCCATGAGCGCGCGCTGATGCTGAAGGCGCTCGGCAATGCGATCATGGCGCGCAAGGAGGAGCTGTACGAGCTCAGCTACGAAAGCGGCGCGACGCGCAGCGACAGCTGGATCGACATCGAGGGCGGCGCCGGAACCCTTTTCTCCTTCTCCTCCAAGGGCCGGCGCGAGCTGCCCAACGGCCGGGTGCTGATCGACGGGGCGATGGAGCCATTGTCGAAGGGCGGCACCTTCGTTGGCCAGCACGTCTTCACCCCGCTCCAGGGCGTCGCGATCCATATCAACGCGTTCAATTTCCCGGTCTGGGGAATGCTCGAAAAGCTCGCCCCGACCCTGCTCGCGGGCATGCCGGCGATCGTGAAGCCAGCGAGCCAGACCGCCTATCTGACCGAAGCGGCATTCCGGATCATGATCGATGCGGGGGTGCTCCCGCCCGGCACGGTGCAGCTGCTCGTCGGCATTCCGGGCGATCTGCTCGATCCGCTGACCTGCCAGGACGTGGTGAGCTTCACCGGATCGGCGGCGACGGCGATGAAGCTGCAATCGCACCCGGTCATCGGCCGCGAGAGCGTTCGCTTCGTCGCCGAGCGCGACAGCCTGAACGCCTCGATCCTCGGGCCGGACGCCGGGCCCGGCACGCCGGAATTCGACCTCTTCGTCAAGGAAGTGGCGCGCGAGATGACCGCCAAGGCGGGGCAGAAATGCACCGCCATCCGCCGCGCGATGGCGCCGGCCGAGCATCTCGATGCGCTCGAGGCGGCGCTGGCCGAACGGCTGGCGAAGGTCCGCATCGGCAATCCTCGCGACGAAGGCGTGCAGATGGGCGCGCTCGCCAGCCTCGCCCAGCGCGACGCGGTGCGTGCGGCGGTAGCGGAGCTCGCGAAATCGGCGCGGATCGTCGCCGGCGATCCCGGCGCCGCGCCCGTGCCCGGCGGCGGCGCCTTCATTTCGCCGATCCTGCTCCGCGCCGACGATCCGTGGGGATCGGCGGCGGTGCACGATGTCGAGGCGTTCGGGCCGGTCTCCACGATCATGCCCTATCGCGATCTCGACGACGCGATCGCGCTCGCCAATCGTGGCATGGGAAGCCTCGCGCTCTCGCTCTTCACCTTCGATCGCGCGGTGGCGCGCGAGTTCGTCCTCGGCGCCGGCGCCTATCACGGCCGGATGGTGATCCTCGATCGAACGAGCGCGAAGGAATCGACCGGCCACGGCTCCCCCCTTCCCGTCCTCGTCCACGGCGGGCCCGGCCGGGCCGGCGGCGGCGAGGAGATGGGCGGGGTGCGCGGCGTGAAGCATTATATGCAGCGCACCGCGCTCCAGGGATCGCCGGACATGCTCTCGGCGGTGATCGGGCAATGGCTGCCGGGGGCGGAGAAGAAGACCGGCGACGTCCACCCCTTCCGGCTGCGCATCTCGGAGCTGGAGATCGGCTATACGCTCAAGACCGCGAGCCGGACGGTCAGCCTCGAGGAGATCGAGCATTTCGCCCATTTCACCGGCGACACTTTCTACGCCCATATGGACGAGGCGGCGGCGAAGGCGAACCCGATCTTCGACGGCCGGGTCGCCCACGGCTATCTGATCCTCTCCTTCGCCGCCGGCCTGTTCGTCGATCCGGCGCCGGGCCCGGTGCTCGCCAATTACGGGCTCGAGAATCTGCGCTTCCTGACCCCCCTCTATCCCGGCGATTCGATGCGGGTGGAGCTGACCGTGAAGTCCAAGAGCGTTCGCAACGAGGAGATGGGCGAGGTTCGCTGGGCCGTGCAGGTGTTCAACCAGAAGGACGAGCTCGCCGCGACCTACGACCTTTTGACCATGAACATGCCCTAG
- the paaG gene encoding 2-(1,2-epoxy-1,2-dihydrophenyl)acetyl-CoA isomerase PaaG — MTYETIDFKVEAGVARLTLNRPDRLNSFTVRMHEEVAAALESLDEARCLILTGAGRGFCAGQDLGDRAVAPGEAVDLGHSVETYYNPLIRRLVSLPMPVIARVNGVAAGAGANIALACDIVIAAKSAKFIQSFAAIGLIPDSGGTWVLPRLVGQARALGLALTGEPIEADRAAAWGLIWKAVADEALDAEVDSLAARFAAGPTRGLAKIKAMIRASWGQSLDAELDRQRDAMRELGFSDDYREGVAAFMEKRTPNFTGK, encoded by the coding sequence ATGACCTATGAGACCATCGACTTCAAGGTGGAGGCCGGCGTCGCGCGCCTGACGCTGAACCGGCCGGATCGGCTCAACAGCTTCACCGTGCGGATGCACGAGGAGGTCGCCGCGGCGCTGGAGAGCCTCGATGAGGCGCGCTGCCTGATCCTCACGGGCGCGGGGCGCGGCTTCTGCGCGGGGCAGGATCTGGGCGACCGCGCCGTCGCCCCCGGCGAGGCGGTCGATCTCGGCCATTCGGTGGAGACCTATTACAATCCGCTGATCCGCCGGCTCGTGTCGCTGCCGATGCCGGTGATCGCGCGCGTGAACGGGGTCGCGGCCGGTGCCGGGGCGAACATCGCGCTGGCCTGCGACATCGTGATCGCGGCGAAGAGCGCGAAGTTCATCCAGAGCTTCGCGGCGATCGGCCTCATTCCGGACAGCGGCGGCACCTGGGTCCTCCCGCGCCTTGTCGGCCAGGCGCGGGCGCTCGGCCTGGCGCTGACCGGCGAGCCGATCGAGGCCGATCGCGCCGCGGCCTGGGGCCTGATCTGGAAGGCGGTGGCGGACGAGGCGCTCGATGCCGAGGTGGATTCGCTCGCCGCGCGCTTCGCCGCCGGCCCGACGCGCGGGCTCGCGAAGATCAAGGCGATGATCCGGGCGAGCTGGGGCCAGAGCCTCGATGCCGAGCTCGATCGCCAGCGCGATGCGATGCGCGAGCTGGGGTTCAGCGACGATTATCGCGAGGGCGTGGCCGCGTTCATGGAAAAAAGAACGCCGAATTTCACGGGTAAATAG
- the pcaF gene encoding 3-oxoadipyl-CoA thiolase gives MTQAYICDAIRTPIGRYGGSLSSVRADDLAAHPIRALIERNPGVDWGALEDVIYGCANQAGEDNRNVARMAGLLAGLPETAGGVTLNRLCGSGLDAVAMAARTIRSGEGGLIVAGGVESMSRAPFVVAKATSAFDRKAEMYDTTIGWRFVNKLMKAQFGVDSMPETAENVAEEFGISREDQDAFAAESQRRAAAAQGNGRLAAEIAPVSIPQRKGDPIIVDRDEHPRETSAEALAKLKPIVKEGGTVTAGNASGVNDGAAALLIASEEAAKANGLTPRARILGAAVAGVPPRIMGIGPAPASEKLLARLGLGVDQIDVIELNEAFAAQGLAVMRRLGLRDDAPHVNPNGGAIALGHPLGMSGARLALTATEELHRKGGRYALCTMCIGVGQGIAMVIERV, from the coding sequence ATGACCCAAGCCTATATCTGCGATGCGATCCGGACCCCGATCGGACGCTATGGCGGCAGCCTCTCGTCGGTCCGTGCCGACGATCTCGCCGCGCACCCGATCAGGGCGCTGATCGAACGCAATCCAGGCGTCGACTGGGGTGCGCTCGAGGATGTGATCTACGGCTGCGCCAACCAGGCGGGCGAGGACAATCGCAACGTCGCGCGCATGGCGGGGCTGCTCGCCGGGCTGCCGGAGACGGCGGGCGGCGTGACGCTGAACCGGCTCTGCGGCTCCGGCCTCGATGCGGTCGCGATGGCGGCGCGGACGATCCGCAGCGGGGAGGGCGGCCTGATCGTCGCCGGCGGCGTCGAGAGCATGAGCCGCGCCCCCTTCGTCGTCGCCAAGGCGACCAGCGCCTTCGATCGCAAGGCGGAGATGTACGACACGACGATCGGCTGGCGCTTCGTCAACAAGCTGATGAAGGCGCAGTTCGGCGTCGATTCGATGCCCGAGACGGCCGAGAATGTGGCCGAGGAATTCGGTATAAGCCGCGAGGATCAGGACGCTTTCGCGGCCGAGAGCCAGCGCCGCGCCGCCGCCGCGCAAGGCAATGGCCGCCTCGCCGCGGAGATCGCGCCGGTTTCGATCCCCCAGCGCAAGGGCGACCCCATCATCGTCGACCGCGACGAGCATCCGCGCGAGACCAGCGCCGAGGCGCTGGCGAAGCTGAAGCCGATCGTGAAGGAAGGCGGCACCGTCACCGCCGGCAACGCCTCGGGAGTCAATGACGGCGCCGCGGCCTTGCTCATCGCCTCGGAGGAAGCCGCGAAGGCCAACGGCCTGACGCCCCGCGCCCGCATCCTCGGCGCCGCCGTCGCCGGCGTGCCGCCCCGCATCATGGGCATCGGCCCCGCACCGGCGAGCGAAAAGCTGCTCGCCCGCCTCGGCCTCGGCGTTGACCAGATCGACGTCATCGAGCTCAACGAAGCCTTCGCCGCCCAGGGCCTCGCCGTGATGCGCCGCCTCGGCCTTCGCGACGACGCGCCGCACGTCAACCCGAACGGCGGCGCCATCGCCCTCGGCCACCCCCTCGGCATGTCCGGCGCCCGCCTCGCTTTGACCGCGACCGAGGAACTGCACCGCAAGGGCGGCCGCTACGCCCTCTGCACGATGTGCATCGGCGTGGGGCAGGGTATCGCGATGGTGATCGAGCGGGTGTGA
- the paaA gene encoding 1,2-phenylacetyl-CoA epoxidase subunit PaaA, which translates to MYTTEMQKTAQIASTEEPDKLAAFEARVAADEFIEPKDWMPEAYRRTLTRQISQHAHSEIVGMLPEGNWITRAPSLRRKAILLAKVQDEAGHGLYLYSAAETLGTSREEMIEALHSGKAKYSTIFNYPTLTWADIGAIGWLVDGAAIMNQVPLQRTSYGPYARAMVRVCKEESFHQRQGYEIMMHLAAGTPAQKRMAQDALDRWWWPSLMMFGPTDDNSPNTAQSMRWRIKRDTNDELRQKFVDITVPQADAIGLSVPDPELRWNEDKGGYDFGPVDWEEFYAVVRGEGPVAKERMKARREAWEEGAWVREAAAAYAEKHAARRAA; encoded by the coding sequence ATGTACACCACCGAGATGCAGAAGACGGCGCAAATCGCCTCCACCGAGGAACCCGACAAGCTTGCAGCCTTCGAGGCGCGGGTCGCGGCGGACGAGTTTATCGAGCCGAAGGACTGGATGCCCGAGGCCTATCGCCGGACGCTCACCCGGCAGATCAGCCAGCACGCGCATAGCGAGATCGTCGGGATGCTGCCGGAGGGGAACTGGATCACGCGCGCCCCCTCGCTGCGGCGCAAGGCGATCCTGCTCGCCAAGGTGCAGGACGAGGCGGGGCACGGCCTCTATCTCTATTCGGCCGCCGAGACATTGGGCACGAGCCGCGAGGAGATGATCGAGGCGCTCCATTCGGGCAAGGCCAAGTACAGCACCATCTTCAACTATCCGACGCTCACCTGGGCGGATATCGGCGCGATCGGCTGGCTGGTCGATGGCGCGGCGATCATGAACCAGGTGCCGCTGCAGCGCACCTCCTACGGTCCCTATGCCCGCGCGATGGTCCGCGTCTGCAAGGAGGAGAGCTTCCACCAGCGCCAGGGCTATGAGATCATGATGCACCTCGCCGCCGGAACCCCGGCACAGAAGCGGATGGCGCAGGATGCGCTCGATCGCTGGTGGTGGCCCTCCTTGATGATGTTCGGGCCGACCGACGACAACAGCCCGAACACGGCCCAGTCGATGCGCTGGCGGATCAAGCGCGACACCAATGACGAACTTCGCCAGAAATTCGTCGACATCACCGTGCCGCAGGCGGACGCGATCGGCCTTTCCGTGCCGGACCCCGAGCTCAGGTGGAACGAGGACAAGGGCGGCTATGATTTCGGGCCGGTCGACTGGGAGGAATTCTACGCGGTCGTGCGCGGCGAGGGGCCGGTCGCGAAGGAGCGGATGAAGGCCCGCCGCGAGGCATGGGAAGAGGGCGCCTGGGTTCGCGAGGCCGCCGCCGCTTATGCGGAGAAGCATGCGGCAAGGCGGGCGGCGTGA
- the paaB gene encoding 1,2-phenylacetyl-CoA epoxidase subunit PaaB — translation MSKDWPLWEVFVRAKGGMSHRHVGSVHAPDAEIALRHARDTYTRRQEGVSLWVVPSAEITASDPSDDAAMFDPAEDKIYRHPTFYNIPDDVKHI, via the coding sequence ATGAGCAAGGATTGGCCGCTCTGGGAAGTGTTCGTCCGCGCCAAAGGCGGGATGTCGCACCGCCATGTCGGATCGGTCCACGCGCCCGATGCGGAGATCGCGCTTCGGCACGCGCGCGACACCTATACGCGGCGCCAGGAGGGGGTCAGCCTGTGGGTCGTCCCCTCGGCCGAAATCACCGCCTCCGATCCGTCGGATGATGCCGCCATGTTCGATCCGGCGGAGGACAAGATCTATCGCCACCCGACCTTCTACAACATCCCCGACGACGTGAAGCATATATGA